One window of the Lactococcus lactis genome contains the following:
- the purH gene encoding bifunctional phosphoribosylaminoimidazolecarboxamide formyltransferase/IMP cyclohydrolase produces the protein MSKRALISVSDKEGIVEFAKKIREFGWEIISTGGTKAVLDQEEIPNIAIDEVTGFPEMMDGRLKTLHPLIHGALLGRRDLESHMESMTEHHISPIDLVVVNLYPFKETLLAGGSQAEMIEKIDIGGPSMLRSAAKNHASVTVVCDPNDYEKVLTELSVKGETSLSFRQQLAAKVFRHTASYDALIAQYLTEEFPVENVKPEKLTLTYDLKQGMRYGENPQQNADFYESGIPTTYSIAQSKQIHGKELSYNNVRDADAALQIARDFEEPTVVALKHMNPCGIGRATDIEKAWDYAYEADPVSIFGGIIVLNREVTLATAQKMSKIFLEIIIAPSYSKEALEVLSKKKNIRLLTVDFSKKEASEKEVHVTGVLGGLLVQNQDVIVENPKEWTVATKVQPTDRQMEAMEFAWKAVKFVKSNGIIVTNDHQTLGVGPGQTNRVGSVKIALEATADKSLELQENAVLGSDAFFPFADNIDEIAKAGIKAIVQPGGSVRDQEVIDACDKYGIAMVFTGLRHFRH, from the coding sequence ATGTCAAAACGTGCACTTATCAGTGTTTCAGACAAAGAAGGTATTGTAGAATTTGCTAAGAAAATTCGAGAATTTGGTTGGGAAATTATCTCAACGGGTGGAACGAAAGCCGTTTTGGACCAAGAAGAAATTCCGAATATTGCAATCGATGAAGTAACAGGATTTCCAGAAATGATGGATGGGCGCCTTAAAACATTGCATCCACTAATTCATGGAGCCCTTCTTGGACGTAGAGATTTGGAAAGTCACATGGAATCAATGACAGAACATCATATTTCTCCAATTGATTTGGTTGTTGTGAACTTATATCCCTTCAAAGAAACTTTGCTTGCTGGGGGCAGTCAAGCAGAAATGATTGAGAAGATTGATATTGGTGGTCCTTCAATGTTGCGTTCAGCAGCTAAAAATCATGCGTCAGTCACAGTCGTTTGTGACCCAAATGATTATGAAAAAGTACTGACAGAGCTGTCAGTAAAAGGTGAAACAAGTTTAAGTTTTCGTCAGCAACTTGCAGCAAAAGTATTTCGCCACACTGCAAGTTATGATGCTTTAATTGCACAATATTTGACAGAAGAATTTCCGGTAGAAAATGTAAAACCAGAAAAATTAACCTTGACTTACGACCTTAAACAAGGAATGCGTTATGGTGAAAATCCGCAACAAAATGCAGATTTTTATGAGTCAGGAATACCTACGACTTATTCAATTGCCCAAAGTAAGCAAATTCATGGTAAAGAACTAAGCTATAACAATGTTCGTGATGCAGATGCTGCTTTACAGATTGCAAGAGATTTTGAAGAACCAACAGTTGTAGCCCTCAAACATATGAATCCATGTGGGATTGGAAGAGCAACGGATATCGAAAAAGCTTGGGATTATGCCTATGAAGCAGACCCAGTTTCAATTTTCGGTGGAATTATTGTTTTAAATCGAGAAGTAACTTTGGCAACTGCGCAAAAAATGAGTAAGATTTTCCTTGAAATTATTATCGCACCCTCTTATAGCAAAGAAGCCTTGGAAGTTTTAAGTAAAAAGAAAAATATTCGACTTTTAACCGTTGATTTTTCTAAAAAAGAAGCCTCAGAAAAAGAAGTGCATGTAACAGGGGTTCTTGGAGGACTACTTGTTCAAAATCAAGATGTCATTGTTGAAAATCCAAAAGAATGGACAGTGGCGACTAAAGTTCAACCAACTGACAGACAAATGGAGGCCATGGAGTTTGCTTGGAAAGCAGTTAAGTTTGTCAAATCAAATGGGATTATTGTGACCAATGACCACCAGACGCTTGGTGTTGGTCCTGGCCAAACTAACCGTGTGGGCTCAGTAAAAATTGCCTTAGAGGCAACCGCTGATAAATCATTAGAACTTCAAGAAAATGCGGTTCTTGGTTCGGATGCCTTCTTCCCGTTTGCTGACAATATTGATGAAATTGCTAAGGCAGGAATTAAAGCAATCGTTCAACCAGGTGGCTCTGTACGTGACCAAGAAGTGATTGATGCCTGTGATAAATATGGAATTGCGATGGTTTTCACAGGACTTCGTCATTTTAGACATTAA
- a CDS encoding YjjG family noncanonical pyrimidine nucleotidase, translated as MTVLLFDIDNTLLDFDKAEYDALGKIFTHYQIEDNQENRATYSRENKALWRLHESEKLSREELLSTRFDHAFRALNVSVNYNPVAVDDEYQLYLSQGHELINHAKELLTELSAKEAEMYVVSNGTSRVSRPRIFESGISDHFREIFISEEVGHHKPSLAFFDYVFDHIEAANQKEFTIVGDSLATDILGGNRAGIKTIWYNPKQLEVSGEAQPDVQIQDLLEIPALVKNW; from the coding sequence ATGACTGTACTACTTTTTGATATTGATAACACCTTACTTGATTTTGATAAAGCAGAATATGATGCTTTGGGAAAAATTTTTACCCACTATCAAATTGAAGATAATCAGGAAAATCGTGCGACTTACTCTCGTGAAAACAAAGCGCTTTGGCGTTTACACGAATCAGAAAAACTTTCACGTGAAGAACTTCTATCTACTCGATTTGACCATGCTTTTAGAGCTTTAAATGTGTCAGTAAATTATAATCCAGTTGCTGTTGATGATGAATATCAACTTTACTTATCACAAGGGCATGAACTGATTAATCATGCCAAAGAATTACTGACAGAGCTGTCAGCAAAAGAGGCAGAAATGTATGTGGTTAGTAATGGAACTTCACGTGTTTCTCGTCCGCGAATATTTGAGTCTGGAATTTCTGATCACTTTAGAGAAATCTTTATTAGTGAAGAAGTGGGTCATCATAAGCCTTCGCTTGCTTTCTTCGATTATGTCTTTGACCACATTGAAGCGGCCAATCAAAAGGAATTTACAATCGTTGGGGACTCCCTAGCAACTGATATTTTAGGAGGGAATAGAGCTGGAATAAAGACAATTTGGTATAATCCAAAACAATTGGAAGTTAGTGGAGAAGCACAACCAGATGTGCAAATCCAAGACCTATTAGAAATTCCAGCTTTGGTTAAAAATTGGTAA
- a CDS encoding NAD-dependent epimerase/dehydratase family protein — translation MTNTNKKTIVVTGGSGYIAMFIMIALLKKGYRVRATLRTMSRQEEVKKMMAQGGISDFTDLDFVQTDLTKEEGWSQAMTGVDSVIHVASPTPLQRPDADDLMVKMAVDGVKFVMKAAKKAGVKRVVLTSASGAVLAGHKDHPEIFTEKGWTNLDAPINAYQRSKTMAEMEFWKLAEAYGIEGASVLPTAVMGPILGNDFSHSSAAIKNMFEGKMPRLLNLAFDYVDVRDVADLHLLALEKNEAIGQRFIATSGQNITYKKQAEFLKKEFGTKAKKVSTQVIPDFLVKILARFDKSLAMPATFLGQNTACSNEKSVKLLGWKPRSGEAAIIQTAQTMLDLGVIKVD, via the coding sequence ATGACAAATACAAATAAAAAAACAATTGTTGTTACAGGTGGTTCTGGATATATTGCTATGTTTATCATGATTGCTTTATTGAAAAAAGGCTATCGAGTACGGGCGACATTGCGGACGATGTCTCGACAAGAAGAAGTGAAAAAAATGATGGCACAAGGCGGAATTTCAGATTTTACAGATTTAGATTTTGTCCAAACTGATTTGACAAAAGAAGAAGGATGGAGTCAAGCCATGACTGGTGTTGATTCTGTGATTCATGTGGCTTCACCAACACCTTTGCAACGTCCTGACGCTGATGATTTAATGGTGAAAATGGCTGTGGATGGAGTGAAGTTTGTGATGAAAGCAGCCAAGAAAGCAGGAGTTAAACGAGTGGTTTTGACCTCAGCATCGGGAGCAGTTTTAGCGGGGCATAAGGATCATCCAGAAATCTTCACAGAGAAAGGTTGGACAAATCTTGATGCTCCAATTAATGCCTACCAACGTTCTAAAACGATGGCGGAAATGGAGTTTTGGAAACTTGCAGAAGCTTATGGTATTGAAGGAGCATCGGTTTTACCTACAGCTGTTATGGGTCCAATTCTTGGAAATGATTTTTCACATTCTAGTGCGGCTATAAAAAATATGTTTGAAGGTAAAATGCCCAGACTTTTAAATTTAGCATTTGATTATGTTGACGTTCGTGATGTTGCTGATTTACATTTGCTAGCTCTTGAAAAAAATGAAGCGATTGGTCAGCGTTTCATTGCAACTTCAGGCCAAAATATTACTTACAAAAAGCAAGCTGAGTTTTTGAAAAAGGAATTTGGTACAAAAGCTAAAAAAGTATCTACTCAGGTAATTCCCGACTTTTTAGTCAAAATTTTAGCTCGATTTGATAAAAGTTTGGCGATGCCAGCTACATTTTTGGGGCAAAACACAGCTTGTTCAAATGAAAAATCAGTTAAACTTTTAGGCTGGAAACCACGTTCAGGTGAAGCAGCGATTATTCAAACGGCACAAACGATGTTGGATTTGGGAGTTATTAAAGTTGATTAA
- the hpt gene encoding hypoxanthine phosphoribosyltransferase — translation MHPHLKEVLFTREQIAERVKELAEVVSRDYEGKNPLVVGILKGSIMFTVDLLKELSIDAEVDFMDVTSYGYGISSSGEVRILKDLSTVAHGRDILIVEDIIDTGNTLLYLKKLLTGRQAHSVKIISLLDKPSGRKVDIDADYVGFEVPDAFIVGYGIDYAERYRQLPYIGIFNEEFLIKD, via the coding sequence ATGCATCCACATTTAAAAGAAGTTTTATTTACCAGAGAACAAATTGCCGAACGTGTCAAAGAGCTTGCGGAAGTTGTTTCACGCGATTATGAAGGAAAAAATCCACTTGTTGTTGGAATATTAAAAGGGTCAATCATGTTTACGGTTGATTTGCTTAAAGAATTATCAATTGATGCTGAAGTTGATTTTATGGATGTTACCAGTTATGGTTATGGGATTTCATCTTCTGGAGAAGTTAGAATTTTGAAAGATTTATCAACCGTGGCTCATGGACGTGATATTTTGATTGTTGAAGATATCATTGACACTGGAAATACTTTGCTCTATCTTAAAAAATTGCTGACAGGACGTCAAGCACATTCAGTAAAAATTATCTCTTTATTAGATAAACCAAGTGGTCGTAAAGTTGATATTGACGCTGATTATGTTGGCTTTGAAGTACCGGATGCCTTTATTGTGGGCTATGGAATTGATTATGCCGAACGTTACCGTCAGTTGCCATATATTGGAATTTTCAATGAAGAGTTTTTAATTAAAGACTAA